From one Ferrimicrobium sp. genomic stretch:
- a CDS encoding EAL domain-containing protein: MRSFRKHHSGCSSLRRRPGGGGHRQKVIETHAHEQMAKALSATYGQGYFYAKPGALPVSVAAPVDPIPIRQRVEPLDGRTPFEVLWATITPERCEKPFLAPISSHLEKQCIDAAKNAVVLAGFQKGTLFSRTQQARYRQLVASNVLTIVLAEGLTRRTDIQR; this comes from the coding sequence GTGCGAAGCTTCCGCAAGCATCACAGCGGCTGTTCGAGCCTACGTCGAAGGCCGGGGGGCGGTGGTCATCGCCAAAAAGTTATCGAGACCCATGCCCATGAGCAGATGGCTAAGGCACTCAGTGCGACCTACGGTCAAGGCTACTTTTACGCCAAACCAGGAGCGCTTCCGGTGTCGGTGGCGGCCCCCGTTGACCCGATACCGATAAGACAGCGTGTAGAACCTTTGGACGGGCGCACACCGTTCGAGGTCCTTTGGGCCACCATCACCCCGGAACGCTGCGAGAAACCATTTCTGGCACCGATCAGCTCACATCTTGAGAAGCAGTGTATCGATGCCGCCAAGAATGCGGTTGTGCTAGCGGGATTTCAAAAGGGGACCCTCTTCAGTCGAACCCAACAGGCTCGTTACCGTCAGCTTGTTGCATCGAACGTACTCACCATCGTCCTGGCTGAGGGGTTGACCCGCCGCACGGATATACAGAGATGA